From the genome of Nakamurella flavida:
CGTCATGCTGGGCTACCAGAGCCTCTCGTTCCACGACGTGCTCTACGCCCGCCAGGCCCTCGGCCTCCGCGCGGCGCCGGAGTTCGAGACCTGGTTGGAGTCCCTGGGGATGACGGATGCGACCGGCCGGGTACTGCCGGTGGACCCGGCCGGGTCGGCCCTGCGTCAGCTGACGAGCGCGTCGTGAGCAGCACGGGTGTGGACGCGCAGACGCCGGAGGGGCCCGTCGCCGACGGGGGCAGTCAGGCCCGCGCCGTGGACGACGACGTGGCGGTCGACGCCCTGGTCGAGGTGCTCGAGGAGGCCGAGCGCACGGGGGCGGACCCGGCACCGGAAGACCGGGCCGCCGGTGACTTCTGGGCGTTGCTGCGGCCGACCACCCAGTCGCGCATCGGGCTCGGGCGGGCCGGGGACTCGCTCTCCACCCGGCACGTGCTGGAGCTCAAGGCCGCCCACGCCAGCGCCCGGGACGCGGTGCACGACCCGCTGCCCGTCGCCGAGTTCGCCGCCCGGGTCGGCGATGTCGGTCTGGGCGCTCCGGTGGTGGTGACCAGCCGGGCGAGGGATCGGGGGGAGTACCTGCGTCGCCCCGATCTGGGCCGGGAACCGGCCGAGCTGGACGAGATCCTCGGCGGCGAGGCCGATCTCGTGGTGGTGCTCGCCGACGGGCTGTCGCCCCGGGCGCTGGTCGACCACGGGGCGGAGTTGCTGGCGGCCCTGGTGGCCGAGTTCGACGGGCGGTGGACCCTGGCCCCGCCGGTGATCGCCACCCAGGCCCGGGTCGCCCTCGGCGACCACATCGCGGCGGCTTCGGGCGCGAGCACGGTGCTGGTGCTCATCGGGGAGCGGCCGGGTCTGTCGGTCGCCGACAGCCTGGGCATCTACCTGACCCACCGGCCCCAGCCGGGTCGCACGGCCGACTCCGACCGGAACTGCATCTCCAACATCCACCCGCCGGACGGGCTGTCCTACGCCCAGGCGGCCCGGGTGTGCGCGAGCCTGGTCGACGGGGCCCGGTCGTCGGGACGATCGGGCGTCACCCTGAAGGACACCTCCCGCACCGCCCTGGGGGCTGCCGGGGCGGCGGCCGCTCTGGACTGAGTCCTGCACCAGAAGATCGGACCGGCGGCCATCCGGGCCACCGGTGGCGACGGAAGTCGTCCGGGCGCCCGTCCCCGTTGGGAAGGCGGACCTCCCTCTCCACCGCCCGTCTGAGGGTGACGTTGCGTCATACCAGGCACCCATTCGGGTGAAGGTCGATGGTCCGAAAGAGCGTAGGGTTTTTCTGGTCGAAGCCTTACCAGTGTCCGTCGGGATCTTCAGGTCCCCGGTGTGCCGGCCGCTCGTGGGTAGGCGTACCGCGCCGAGCTTCGGTCGACGGAGGAGCCCGTGACCGGGACCGAGGATGCTGATCGTTGGGGCGGGGAGTCCGACGCCGACCGCACGGGAATGTCCGAGGAGGTCCTGGCGGCGCTGGCGGCACACCCGCAGGACATGGCGGACCTGGTGGATGCGTTGAGCCCCCGGGTCACCGACCAGGAATCGTTGCTCCGGCTGATGCAGAAGGTCTCGGTGCAGGCGGTCCGCCTGCTGCCCGACGTCCGGTGGGCCGGTGTCACCGCCCAGTTCGACGGGGACCCCTTCACCTGTGCCCACACCCACCACCGGGTCCTGGTGCTGGACGAGGAGCAGTACCGGGGCGGGGACGGACCCTGCCTGCGCGCCCTGCGCAGCGGGCGCGCCGTGCACGCCGATCTGGACGAACTCCACCGCCGGTGGCCGCGGATGGGCGCCACCGCCCGGGCGGTCGGGGTGCGGGCGGTCACCGCCTTCCCGCTGCGTGCCGGAGCCATCCCCGCCGCCGCCCTCAACCTGTACTGCACCAGCGAGTCCGCGTCGGCGAGACTCGATGTCCACCTGCCGACCGTCCTGGTGGAGTACCTGCAACGCGGCCTGGCGGACTTCGTGGCCGCCAATCCGCAGAAGACCAGCCATGTCCAGCTCCTCCAGGCCATCTACGCGCAGACCGTGATCGGCCGGGCCCAGGGGGTCGTCATGGTCCGATCCGCTGTCGACAAGGACCGTGCTCTGGACGAGCTCACCCAGCGGGCCCGGCAACGCCGGCTTCCGTTGTGGCGCTACGCGGACGAGGTCGTCAACACGGTGCCCGACTGACGGTCCGGTCGGCGCGGGCCACGAGGGTCGGCACCACCGCCCATGGTGACGATGTGCTCGCGATGGTGGTGCTTCCGAGTCGTGGTCGCTATGGTCATGGCTGTCCAGACTGTACGTACAGCCTGTCCGGAATCGTCGGGTGCGGGTGTGCGTCCGTCCAGCCGATGTCGACGACCGGGAGCTGCCGCATGCACACCTCATCCACCACGAAGCGGGCGCTGCCCCTGGCATTCCTCTCCGCCGGTGCCCTGCTGCTCGCCGGATGTGGAGGGTCCACGACGGCCGGCGGCTCCGGCTCGACCGCGGAATCGGCCGGCGCGACGGCCGGCAGCACGGCCGGTGCCACGTCCGGGACGGCCGGGTCGGCCACCGATGCCTCGTCCAGCGCTTCCGGGTCCGCAGGGTCCGCGCCCGCCGGCGAGAGCATCGCGGTCACCCTCATCACCAAGGACCTGATCAATCCGTTCTTCATCGCCATGCAGAACGGTGCGAAGGCCGCCGCCGAGAAGGACAACGTCCAGCTCACCGTGGCGGCGGGCCGGGAGGACGGCGACGAGGAGGGTCAGGTGCGCGCCATCGAGGAGGCCATCGCCCGGGGCGACCAGGGCATCCTCATCACCCCCAGCGGCCCCGCGGTCAACCCGGCGATCGAGCAGGCCCGTTCCGCCGGCCTGTACGTCGTCGCGCTGGACACCCCGCCCGAACCGGCCGACACGGTCGACATCACCTTCGCCACCGACAACTTCACCGCCGGCGAGCTGATCGGGCAGTGGACGGCGCAGCAGCTGGGTGGACGCAAGGCGGTCATCGCCCTGCTCGACCAGTTCAACGACAAGATCGTCACCGTCGACTACAACCGCGACCAGGGCTTCCTGACCGGCATGGGCATCGACACGAAGGACCCGCAGCGCAACGGGGACGAGGACCCGTCCGGTTCCTATTCGGGCGGTGAGTACGACATCGTCTGCAACGAGCCCACCGGCGGCGCGGTGGACGGCGGCCGGACGGCGATGGAGCTGTGCCTGGGCCAGCGCACCGACGTCAACGTCGTCTACACGTTGAACGAGCCCGCCGCCCAGGGCGCCGACGCGGCACTCAAGGCCGCGGGCATCACCGACGCCATCCTGGTGTCGGTCGACGGGTCCTGCCAGGGCGTCGCCGATGTGCAGGACGGCATCATCGACGCCACCTCGCAGCAGTACCCGCTGCGGATGGCCGAGCTGGGCGTCAGTGCCATCGCCACCATCGCCCGAGGCGGTGAGAAGCCTGCCGTCACCGAGGGTCTGGACTTCTTCGACACCGGCGTGGCCCTGATCACCGACACGCCCGCGGACGGGGTGGAATCGCTGACCGCCGCCGAGGGGGCCGAGATCTGCTGGGGCTGACCGGCCCGGGCGCGGGACGCACCGGTCCCGACCGGACCGTCATCTCCGGTCGGGACCGGCGCTCAGGCGCGGTCGTGCAGGGTGATCAGGTATCCGTCGGGGTCGGCAAAGGTGAAGGTGCGGCCGAACGGGCCGTCGGTGGGGGCGGCGGCGATGGGGACGCCGGCGGCGACCATCGTGTCGTGGACGCGTTGGGCGTCCGGTGCGTGCATCCACACCGCGATGCCGCGGCCGAGTGGCCCGGCATCGAGATCGACACCGGGGAGCGGCTCCCGCACGGCGAAGGACGCCGGCGTGGTGGCGAAGACGACGGCGTGCGGCGGCCCGGGCTGCCGGGTGAAGCCGAGGAACTCCTCGTAGAACGCGGCCGACGCCGCCATGTCGCGAACCTGCAGGGAGATGAAGCCGGGGCCGGACGCCATCGTGGTCTCCTTCGTCGATGTCAGTGGTCTGACATTCGAGACGGTATGTCAGCAACCTGACATGCGTCAAGGCCGACGGGCGTTCGATCTCCCGAGGTCCCGGCGACACCTGCCCGGGGGTGCGGCCGACGCCCCCGCGCCCGCGGAGGGGAAAGTGTCCCGCGGGCCCCGTGGTTCGATCGGGACGTGACCAGGTCCTCCAGCGCCCGCGACTTCTCCGATGCCGACGTGCCCACCGATGCCGATCCCTCGCCGTTGCGTCAGGTGATCCTGGCCCAGTCCGAGGCGCCGGGCGGGGCCGCGGTCGCCCTGTTCGGCCCGGCCACCGTCCACGGGGCCGAACCCGATGATGCTGCGACGCAGGAGGTGTCGTGGCTGGCGGCCGAACTGGGCCTGCCGCTGCGCCCGCCGCCGCTGTTCACCCCGGACGCCTACGTGCTCCAGTCCGCGCTCGGGGAGCGGTTGCTGACCCCGCCCGCGGACCGGGTGGCCGCGGGTCCGACCACCGATGCGGTGCACGGCGACGGCGGCCCCTGGACCCCGGGGCACAGTGCGGCGATCCTGCGCTCCCCGGTCATCGCGCTCAACTACCACGACATCGATCCGGAGAACCGGCCGCAGGCGGAGGCCATGGTCCGGCGGGTTGCCGCACTCGGCCCCACCCTGGACCCCTGGCCCGCCGATCCGGCCGCCGGCGGGGGTGACTCTGCGGGCACCCTCCCCGGCCCGCGCATCGTCGTCGGCTTCTACGACGGGTACGGCTTCGCGGGGCGGTTCGGCGCCGAGCTCTGCGCCGAGCTGGGGGTGCGGGCGACGTTCTTCCCGCTGTTCGAACCGACCGACGAATCGGGCTGCGCCGAGTTGACCGACGACGAGCTGGCCGAGATCGCGCGCCACCACGAGATCGGGTTCCACACCAGCAGCCACGTCACCCCCGAGGAGATCACCCCGGACGCCCTGGAACGGGAGGTGTTCGGTCCGCTGCGTCGGATCGAGGCCATCACCGGACGGATGCCCCGCCTCGCCGCCTGGCGCGGCGGTGCCCGGTTCGACCCGCGCAGGCTCGGCGACGCGGCCCTGGTGGAGGCCGGGGTGCGGGGAATGATGTCGAACTGGTCGGTGGAACGGTTCGACTGATCCGGGCCGGTCAGACCTCGACGCTGTGCCGAGGGGGCTCGCGGTAGAGCGGATAGCGTGGCCCGACGATCGCGTCGCGCACGGCCCGGGACCACCACACGGGCCCGCCGAGTCGCTCCTGTGCCTGGGGCGTGAGCAGGACCCGCTCGGTGTGCGTCCCCGACGGGCCCGGCTGCACGCGGACCAGATCCAGGTCCGCGGCGAGAGCGGCGCGCGCGTTGGCCTCGCCGATCCGGCCGTACGACAGGGTCTCCACCTCCAGTCCGGGCACCAGGACCTTGACCGCCACCACCCCGTCGACGGCGACGGTGGTGGCCAGCACGTCGTGGCCGGCCAGCGCGGAGAGCAGATGGTCCAGCAGGGCCTGCTGATCGGGGAGCGGCGGGAGGTCGAGCCGGATCGAGTCGTAACCGACCGTCCGGCCGACGTCGGGCTCGGTCAGGGCGCGCAGGTCGTCGGTGCTCAGGTCCGCCCAGGCCCGCATGGCGGCCACCGCGCGGGGTTCGCCGCCCGACGGGTCCAGGCCGTCGCGGTAGGCGGCGGGCGCCAGGTCCATCGCGGCCTGACGGGGGCCGAAGCAGAACGCCTTGCGGGCCCGGGAGTTCGCGTACTCCAGCAACGCCTTGAGCAGGCTGGTCTCCGCATCGGGGTGGGCCGCCTCCCCGCAGGCGGTCAGCATGATCCGGGAGTCGGGGGAGTCGTCGCGACCCATGGCGTACGTCGAGACGACGCCGAGTTCGGTGCCCGCGTGCTTGAGCACCGGCTCCACCCCCACCGCGCGGAGCCGGTCCACCAGGGCGGCGACCCGCGGCGGGAGGCCGGCGGGATCGATGACCGGTGACCGGGAGTCGAGGGCGCGGAAGCGCAGGCCGTTGGTGTGCCGTTGCAGGATCTCGCCGAGACCGTGCGCGAGAGCGCGGGCCCGATCCGACCCGGCGCCCAGGCCGTTGGTGATCGGCGTGACGAGGGCCGTCCCCGCAGTGACCCCGTCGGTCAGCTCGCCCGGTCCGTTGACGACGAACTCCTGGGGCACCCAGACGGTGTCCCCGCTGCGGACCCGTTCCATCGGCAACCAGGTCAGCGACATGTCCGAGGTGTAGGGCGATCCGGCGGGCAGGCACAGGGTGAGCGGGTCGGCGACCCGGTCGACCCCCTGGGCGGCGACCAGCTCACGGAACGACAGGCGCACGGCGCGGTCCCGGAGCGCGGACACCCCGTGGCCGGTCAGCACACCCTCGGCCAGCTCCCCGAGGCCGCTGACCTCGGCGGCCTCGTCGGTCAGCCCGTACCCGTTGCCGTGGTGCCCGACGGTTCCGGTGGACCGGTCGACCAGGGAACAGCTGGTCACCGGCACGCCGGTGCGGTCCAGCGCCGAGAGGGGGAACGAGACCACCTCGCCGACCGGCTGCAGCGCGGCGCGGTAGGCGGTGATCGCGTCGGCGACGGTCATCGTCGGGACCTTCCGGAGGATCGGTGCCGACACGGCCGGCACAGCGATGACGGCAGCCGGTGGACAGGCCACCGCCATCCGTGGCGACGGGGAACAGGTCGACCGGTCAGGGACGGCGGGCGCGGTCCTGCTTGGCGGCACGGGCCCGGCGGATGATCCAGACGCTCATCGCGATGGCGATGGCGATGAGCCACCAGTCCTCGGTGTGCGAGACGTGGTTGCCCAGGAAGGTCATCACCAGCAGCGCCACCACGCCGAGCAGCAGGATCAGCGTGCTGCCGCGCGGGGCCATCTTCTCCCAGCTGCCGTGCCAGCCCCACTCCTCGGACGGAGCGTCGGGGTTGTACGACACCACGGCGTTGTGCCCGCTCGCGACCTCCATCGTGCTGCCGGAGGCGTGCGTTCCCGCGCCCTCCTCGCCGCCGGTGGGCTGCTGACGTTCCAGTTCGCCTGCCACGTCTACTCCTCGCCAGGTGGTCGCGGTCGACCTGTGGGTCGACCCCCGTCATCGTCTCACGTCGGCGCCGCGCCCGGCCGGCTCCCGTCCCCGGCGACCCCACACCGACCCCATCCCGGCATCGGATACTGCCCCGGTGGGACGTGATGTGTGGTTGCACGGCTTCCCCCTCCCCGGGGCGGCCGATCTCGCGGCACGTGCGCAGGCGTGGGGATTCACCGGCCTGTTCCTGGCCGACAGCGAGATCCTGGTCGGCGACCCGTACGTCGAACTCGCCCTGGCCGTCCGGGCCACCACGACCCTGCGGCTGGGCCCGGCGGTCACCAATCCGGTCACCCGGGTGCCCGCGGTGACCGCGTCGGCCCTGCTCACCCTGCAGGTCGAGTCGGGCGGCCGGATCGAGGCGGTGATCGGCCGGGGCGACTCGGCCGTCGCCCAGCTCGGTCTGGCTCCGGCCACCGGGGCGGCGCTGGAGAGCGCGGTGCAGGAGATCCGGGGTCATCTGGGCACCGGGGGTCCGCCCACCGGTCCCCGCATGGCCTGGGCCGACCGCTTCGCCGCACCCGGGGTCCCGGTGGCGGTGGCCGCGTCCGGGCCCGTGACCATCGCCCTGGCCGCCCGGTGCGCGGACGGAGTCGACCTGACGGTGGGAGCCGATCCCGACCGGCTGGCCGCCGCGGTCCGGCAGGTGCGTACGGCGGCCGCCGGCCGGGACGTCCGGGTCGGCGCGTTCGTCGACGTCGCCGTGCACGAGGACGTCGGCGTGGCCCGCGACCTCGTCCGGGGGAGCGCGGCGATCTTCGCCCACTTCGTCGCGCGCGGTCCCCTGGACGGGCTGCCGCCCGCGGATCGTGCCGTGGTCGAACGACTCGGTCGGGCCTACGCCGAGGCCGAGCACGGCCTGCGCTCCGCGGCGCACGCGGCCTCCCTGCCCGATGCCTTCCTCGACCGGTTCGCCGTGGTCGGCCCGCCCGCCGAGTGCACCCGTCGCCTGCGGGAGCTGTTCGACCTCGGACTCAACCGGATCATCGTCGTCCCCGGTTCCCGGGACG
Proteins encoded in this window:
- the eutC gene encoding ethanolamine ammonia-lyase subunit EutC, which translates into the protein MLEEAERTGADPAPEDRAAGDFWALLRPTTQSRIGLGRAGDSLSTRHVLELKAAHASARDAVHDPLPVAEFAARVGDVGLGAPVVVTSRARDRGEYLRRPDLGREPAELDEILGGEADLVVVLADGLSPRALVDHGAELLAALVAEFDGRWTLAPPVIATQARVALGDHIAAASGASTVLVLIGERPGLSVADSLGIYLTHRPQPGRTADSDRNCISNIHPPDGLSYAQAARVCASLVDGARSSGRSGVTLKDTSRTALGAAGAAAALD
- a CDS encoding GAF and ANTAR domain-containing protein, whose amino-acid sequence is MTGTEDADRWGGESDADRTGMSEEVLAALAAHPQDMADLVDALSPRVTDQESLLRLMQKVSVQAVRLLPDVRWAGVTAQFDGDPFTCAHTHHRVLVLDEEQYRGGDGPCLRALRSGRAVHADLDELHRRWPRMGATARAVGVRAVTAFPLRAGAIPAAALNLYCTSESASARLDVHLPTVLVEYLQRGLADFVAANPQKTSHVQLLQAIYAQTVIGRAQGVVMVRSAVDKDRALDELTQRARQRRLPLWRYADEVVNTVPD
- a CDS encoding substrate-binding domain-containing protein, giving the protein MHTSSTTKRALPLAFLSAGALLLAGCGGSTTAGGSGSTAESAGATAGSTAGATSGTAGSATDASSSASGSAGSAPAGESIAVTLITKDLINPFFIAMQNGAKAAAEKDNVQLTVAAGREDGDEEGQVRAIEEAIARGDQGILITPSGPAVNPAIEQARSAGLYVVALDTPPEPADTVDITFATDNFTAGELIGQWTAQQLGGRKAVIALLDQFNDKIVTVDYNRDQGFLTGMGIDTKDPQRNGDEDPSGSYSGGEYDIVCNEPTGGAVDGGRTAMELCLGQRTDVNVVYTLNEPAAQGADAALKAAGITDAILVSVDGSCQGVADVQDGIIDATSQQYPLRMAELGVSAIATIARGGEKPAVTEGLDFFDTGVALITDTPADGVESLTAAEGAEICWG
- a CDS encoding VOC family protein; the encoded protein is MASGPGFISLQVRDMAASAAFYEEFLGFTRQPGPPHAVVFATTPASFAVREPLPGVDLDAGPLGRGIAVWMHAPDAQRVHDTMVAAGVPIAAAPTDGPFGRTFTFADPDGYLITLHDRA
- a CDS encoding polysaccharide deacetylase family protein, coding for MTRSSSARDFSDADVPTDADPSPLRQVILAQSEAPGGAAVALFGPATVHGAEPDDAATQEVSWLAAELGLPLRPPPLFTPDAYVLQSALGERLLTPPADRVAAGPTTDAVHGDGGPWTPGHSAAILRSPVIALNYHDIDPENRPQAEAMVRRVAALGPTLDPWPADPAAGGGDSAGTLPGPRIVVGFYDGYGFAGRFGAELCAELGVRATFFPLFEPTDESGCAELTDDELAEIARHHEIGFHTSSHVTPEEITPDALEREVFGPLRRIEAITGRMPRLAAWRGGARFDPRRLGDAALVEAGVRGMMSNWSVERFD
- a CDS encoding YcaO-like family protein translates to MTVADAITAYRAALQPVGEVVSFPLSALDRTGVPVTSCSLVDRSTGTVGHHGNGYGLTDEAAEVSGLGELAEGVLTGHGVSALRDRAVRLSFRELVAAQGVDRVADPLTLCLPAGSPYTSDMSLTWLPMERVRSGDTVWVPQEFVVNGPGELTDGVTAGTALVTPITNGLGAGSDRARALAHGLGEILQRHTNGLRFRALDSRSPVIDPAGLPPRVAALVDRLRAVGVEPVLKHAGTELGVVSTYAMGRDDSPDSRIMLTACGEAAHPDAETSLLKALLEYANSRARKAFCFGPRQAAMDLAPAAYRDGLDPSGGEPRAVAAMRAWADLSTDDLRALTEPDVGRTVGYDSIRLDLPPLPDQQALLDHLLSALAGHDVLATTVAVDGVVAVKVLVPGLEVETLSYGRIGEANARAALAADLDLVRVQPGPSGTHTERVLLTPQAQERLGGPVWWSRAVRDAIVGPRYPLYREPPRHSVEV
- a CDS encoding DUF2631 domain-containing protein, whose amino-acid sequence is MAGELERQQPTGGEEGAGTHASGSTMEVASGHNAVVSYNPDAPSEEWGWHGSWEKMAPRGSTLILLLGVVALLVMTFLGNHVSHTEDWWLIAIAIAMSVWIIRRARAAKQDRARRP
- a CDS encoding LLM class flavin-dependent oxidoreductase, producing the protein MGRDVWLHGFPLPGAADLAARAQAWGFTGLFLADSEILVGDPYVELALAVRATTTLRLGPAVTNPVTRVPAVTASALLTLQVESGGRIEAVIGRGDSAVAQLGLAPATGAALESAVQEIRGHLGTGGPPTGPRMAWADRFAAPGVPVAVAASGPVTIALAARCADGVDLTVGADPDRLAAAVRQVRTAAAGRDVRVGAFVDVAVHEDVGVARDLVRGSAAIFAHFVARGPLDGLPPADRAVVERLGRAYAEAEHGLRSAAHAASLPDAFLDRFAVVGPPAECTRRLRELFDLGLNRIIVVPGSRDADPALLAASDEAFATRVLPALR